Proteins found in one Magnetococcales bacterium genomic segment:
- a CDS encoding response regulator, whose protein sequence is MKKAESILVVEDSATQRVVLERLLREAGFTPLGAKNGLEGLELARTHIPRLVISDVAMPEMDGYQMCREIKRDQALANIPVMLLTGLDDPKEVIRGLSAGADHYLTKPFDPDDLLSRIRYLMEAPSDETDAGDEDGLKVNFAGEIHLIKATRRRTLNLLLSTYESAVRKNRELNQLQTELRLLNEQLEEKVLERTRDLEDANRARNTFISNLSHEWRTPMNAIIGMTDLVLMSELNADQQENLDIVRSAADSLMNLLNSLLDFARLETGSLKVENHPFALRESLKGFIQPFLERAEEKGLSFFYQVDPKVGDRLVGDVRRIREILSQLIGNAVKFTEAGGVRVEVSELESTLSEGTPPSDHLFLRFAVIDSGIGIVPERQALLFQQFTQGDGGTTRKYGGTGIGLSLAKRLAERLGGEVGYENQESGGSCFYLDISLEVADGEEADQLFADEVPLSPEELGSPLSHGSQEADPETLTLDTFPEAMEREIGRFLVAMEGGNPLATDLPAQWLKKCAGLFGDEALRREVLRMVLAARNSDRNKAREHLEGIVDWLQHYRNAKS, encoded by the coding sequence ATGAAAAAGGCTGAGTCCATACTGGTCGTTGAGGACTCCGCCACCCAACGGGTGGTTTTGGAGAGACTCCTGCGGGAGGCTGGATTTACCCCTCTGGGAGCGAAAAATGGTTTGGAGGGATTGGAGCTGGCCCGGACCCATATACCACGCTTGGTGATCAGTGATGTGGCCATGCCTGAGATGGATGGCTATCAGATGTGTCGGGAGATCAAGCGGGATCAAGCTTTGGCCAACATTCCGGTGATGCTTTTGACCGGGCTTGATGATCCCAAAGAGGTGATTCGGGGCTTGAGCGCTGGAGCGGATCATTATCTCACCAAGCCTTTCGACCCTGATGATCTCCTCTCACGCATCCGCTATCTGATGGAAGCCCCTTCGGATGAGACGGATGCCGGTGACGAGGATGGCTTGAAGGTCAACTTTGCCGGTGAGATCCATCTGATCAAGGCAACCCGCCGCCGGACCCTGAATTTACTCCTCTCGACGTATGAAAGTGCGGTACGAAAAAATCGTGAGTTGAATCAGTTGCAAACGGAATTGCGACTTTTGAATGAGCAGTTGGAGGAAAAGGTTTTGGAACGGACCCGGGATTTGGAGGATGCCAACCGGGCTCGAAACACCTTTATCTCCAATCTGAGCCATGAATGGCGCACCCCCATGAATGCCATTATCGGCATGACCGATCTGGTTTTGATGTCGGAACTCAACGCCGATCAGCAGGAAAATCTGGACATTGTCCGCTCAGCAGCTGACTCCTTGATGAACCTTCTCAACAGCCTGCTTGATTTTGCCCGTCTGGAGACCGGCTCCCTCAAGGTGGAAAACCATCCATTTGCTCTTCGGGAAAGCCTCAAGGGTTTTATCCAGCCCTTTTTGGAGCGGGCAGAAGAGAAGGGGCTTTCATTTTTTTATCAGGTGGATCCGAAAGTGGGGGATCGGCTGGTGGGGGATGTCCGACGGATCCGGGAAATTTTGTCCCAGTTGATTGGCAATGCCGTTAAATTTACCGAAGCGGGAGGGGTTCGTGTAGAGGTTTCCGAACTGGAATCGACGCTCTCAGAGGGGACGCCTCCCTCTGATCATCTCTTCTTACGGTTTGCAGTGATTGATTCCGGTATTGGGATTGTTCCGGAAAGACAGGCACTTCTTTTCCAACAGTTTACCCAGGGGGATGGCGGCACCACCCGAAAATATGGCGGTACCGGTATCGGCTTGAGCCTGGCCAAACGTCTGGCCGAACGGCTGGGGGGGGAGGTGGGGTATGAAAACCAGGAGAGCGGCGGATCCTGTTTTTATCTGGATATCTCCCTGGAAGTGGCCGATGGGGAAGAGGCGGACCAACTGTTTGCTGATGAGGTGCCGCTGTCACCGGAGGAGCTTGGCTCACCCCTCTCCCATGGTTCCCAGGAGGCGGACCCGGAAACATTGACTTTGGATACCTTTCCAGAGGCGATGGAGCGAGAAATCGGTCGATTTCTTGTCGCCATGGAGGGGGGGAATCCCCTCGCCACTGATCTACCCGCCCAATGGCTTAAAAAGTGTGCCGGGTTGTTTGGTGATGAAGCCCTGCGCCGGGAGGTTTTGCGGATGGTGTTGGCAGCCCGCAACTCTGATCGAAACAAGGCCCGGGAGCATCTGGAGGGAATTGTCGACTGGCTTCAGCACTATCGAAATGCCAAATCATGA
- the cheB gene encoding chemotaxis-specific protein-glutamate methyltransferase CheB — MIRVLLVDDSLIALTVLQRMLKNEPGIKVVGTAANGIEALSQINHLKPNVVCTDLHMPKMDGWELTRQIMARHPLPILVVSVSVQEKTNEHNIFELLEAGAVDVFPKPRGGLTVADESVLAQEFVRKIKIISGVVPISRHASRYASLPEKKSPSPSLSKGQVKTPIRLVVIGASTGGPQALLTILSSLPARFPTPILCVQHISFGFLEEMISWMKSHCKMPVEIAQVGKRPQAGVIYFPPERSHLVVDREGQFAIPGPADLGMIPNAQLGHCPSVDVVFHSAARRFGRSTLGVLLTGMGKDGAEGLLSIYKAGGMTIAQDEASSVVFGMPKQAIELGAARVVLPVTDIAPFLMKSVQINTGLSHTTSTKPGRGIQT; from the coding sequence GTGATTCGGGTTCTTTTGGTGGATGACTCCCTGATAGCACTGACCGTTTTGCAGCGAATGCTCAAAAACGAGCCGGGTATCAAGGTGGTGGGCACCGCTGCCAACGGCATTGAAGCGCTCTCCCAGATCAATCATTTGAAGCCTAACGTGGTCTGTACCGATCTGCATATGCCCAAAATGGATGGGTGGGAGCTGACCCGGCAGATTATGGCCCGCCATCCCCTGCCCATTCTGGTGGTGAGTGTTTCGGTTCAGGAAAAAACCAACGAGCACAATATTTTCGAACTTCTGGAAGCGGGGGCGGTAGATGTCTTTCCCAAACCCCGGGGCGGATTGACCGTTGCCGATGAGAGTGTCCTGGCCCAGGAATTTGTTCGTAAAATCAAAATTATTTCCGGGGTGGTGCCCATCAGCCGCCACGCCAGCCGCTATGCCTCTCTTCCGGAAAAAAAGAGTCCATCCCCATCGCTCTCCAAGGGTCAGGTCAAAACGCCCATACGTCTGGTGGTCATTGGTGCTTCCACCGGCGGACCCCAGGCACTGTTAACCATTTTATCCTCTCTGCCAGCCCGTTTTCCCACCCCCATTCTCTGCGTTCAGCACATCAGCTTTGGTTTTTTGGAGGAGATGATCTCCTGGATGAAAAGCCATTGCAAAATGCCGGTGGAGATCGCACAGGTGGGGAAGAGGCCTCAGGCTGGCGTGATCTATTTTCCACCGGAACGCAGCCATTTGGTTGTGGATCGGGAGGGACAGTTTGCCATCCCCGGCCCTGCTGATCTGGGCATGATCCCCAATGCTCAGTTGGGTCATTGTCCTTCTGTGGATGTGGTTTTCCATTCAGCTGCCAGGCGTTTCGGGCGGTCGACTCTGGGAGTACTGCTCACCGGTATGGGCAAGGATGGGGCGGAAGGGCTGCTCTCCATTTACAAAGCCGGAGGCATGACCATCGCCCAGGATGAGGCTTCGTCGGTGGTTTTCGGTATGCCCAAACAGGCCATTGAGCTGGGGGCGGCCCGGGTGGTGCTGCCGGTGACGGATATAGCTCCCTTTTTGATGAAATCGGTTCAGATCAACACCGGTCTGTCACACACCACAAGCACGAAGCCGGGACGGGGCATCCAAACATGA
- a CDS encoding hybrid sensor histidine kinase/response regulator: MIEDVELRELFQAESEEHLQKLDESLLHLEKHPDDKGVLKEAFREAHSLKGSARMLGVGDVETLAHRFEDVLGAASRGETVFTPDVVDHMMGGLDDIRVLVHEAVTGEPAGVSITDALARMEGKGAKKTAPPAPPETISPPPLVDQTPPAQSAPPLVDIQAPVVEVQAPVVEVQAPAPVVEVQAPAPVVEVQVQAPVVEVQAPVPVVEVQAPAPVVEVQAPAPVVEVQAPTPVVEVQRSEPGSQHVSSATPAASDSEESSQRSGSGESSQRPVDEESYRVDTIRVEPRRLDQLLNQAGELTVVKTRVKRRLTEIEEAIALWETSLREVHAADGHGLNGGEGGESNLDRLGAGLHQLRHAVFEDEAGLDMVARELEEGIRNLRLLPLSTIFNLYPRMVRDLARQLGKQVELILEGGDTTADKRVIEEMKSPLMHMIRNAVHHALEMPRERQQAGKPPLGTVRLKASRTATHVVIEVIDDGRGLDPNALRRVAVKNGLYSPAEAETLSMSQLKSVIFSSGFSTSAMVTDVSGRGVGLDVVRNNVERLKGSIQVDSEAGAGCLFTIRLPITLATTPVFIVSARKCTFAIPLDYVETVRRIPLDSVFPIDGRDTIDLNNEPVSVAHLGDLLDLPPHLVSLDPSPLTPCLVIRYGEERLGVFVDELLDEQEVVLKPHGAILKRVRNVSGATILGSGEVCMVLNPQDLIKTIQKRTIAHLGARGGESGSEEEVADQERRQSILLVEDSITTRTQEKRILESAGYDVVVAVDGLDALTQLGRRPFDGVVSDVQMPNLDGLDLTHRIRSNKAYQELPVILVTSLSSEEDMRKGMEVGANAYITKPTFDQKTFLDTLRRIV, translated from the coding sequence ATGATTGAAGACGTCGAACTGAGGGAACTGTTCCAGGCGGAGAGTGAAGAGCATCTCCAAAAGCTGGACGAATCCCTGCTCCATCTGGAGAAGCATCCCGATGACAAGGGGGTGCTCAAGGAGGCGTTCCGTGAGGCCCACAGCCTCAAAGGTTCAGCGCGGATGCTGGGGGTGGGCGACGTTGAGACGTTGGCTCACCGTTTTGAAGATGTCCTGGGAGCAGCCTCCAGGGGGGAAACGGTTTTTACCCCTGATGTGGTAGACCACATGATGGGGGGGCTGGATGACATCCGGGTTTTGGTGCATGAGGCGGTCACCGGTGAGCCAGCTGGGGTCTCCATCACCGACGCCCTGGCCCGGATGGAGGGGAAAGGGGCTAAAAAAACAGCTCCGCCAGCCCCACCCGAGACGATTTCACCCCCTCCTCTGGTCGATCAAACACCCCCAGCCCAATCCGCACCCCCATTGGTGGACATTCAAGCGCCAGTCGTTGAAGTGCAGGCCCCGGTGGTGGAAGTACAAGCGCCAGCCCCGGTGGTGGAAGTTCAGGCCCCGGCCCCGGTGGTAGAGGTCCAGGTTCAGGCCCCGGTGGTGGAAGTACAAGCGCCAGTCCCGGTGGTGGAAGTACAAGCGCCAGCCCCGGTGGTGGAAGTACAAGCGCCAGCCCCGGTGGTGGAAGTACAAGCGCCGACCCCGGTGGTGGAGGTCCAGAGATCAGAACCGGGTTCTCAGCACGTTTCTTCTGCCACTCCAGCGGCCTCAGACTCTGAAGAGAGCAGCCAACGTTCAGGTTCTGGAGAGAGTAGCCAGCGCCCTGTCGATGAAGAGTCCTATCGAGTCGATACCATCCGGGTGGAACCTCGCCGACTTGACCAGCTGTTGAATCAGGCTGGGGAACTCACGGTGGTCAAGACCCGGGTCAAACGGCGGCTCACGGAGATCGAAGAGGCGATTGCTCTTTGGGAAACGAGCCTGCGGGAAGTCCACGCTGCCGATGGCCATGGTTTGAATGGTGGAGAGGGTGGGGAGAGCAATCTGGATCGGTTGGGGGCCGGTCTGCACCAACTGCGTCATGCGGTTTTTGAGGATGAAGCGGGTCTGGACATGGTGGCCCGGGAGTTGGAGGAGGGGATTCGCAATCTGCGTCTTTTGCCTCTTTCCACCATCTTCAACCTCTATCCCCGCATGGTTCGGGATTTGGCCAGGCAGCTGGGCAAACAGGTGGAATTGATCCTGGAAGGGGGGGATACCACGGCGGATAAGCGGGTGATCGAGGAGATGAAAAGTCCCTTGATGCACATGATCCGCAATGCTGTGCATCACGCTCTGGAAATGCCTCGGGAGCGGCAGCAGGCGGGCAAACCCCCCTTAGGCACAGTTCGGCTTAAAGCTTCCAGAACCGCTACCCATGTGGTGATCGAGGTGATCGACGATGGCCGTGGGCTTGATCCCAATGCCTTGCGCCGGGTGGCGGTCAAAAATGGCCTTTATTCCCCAGCTGAGGCCGAAACCCTCTCCATGTCCCAGCTCAAGTCGGTGATTTTTTCCTCTGGTTTTTCCACCTCGGCCATGGTCACCGATGTCTCTGGGCGAGGTGTCGGGCTGGATGTGGTACGCAACAACGTCGAGCGGCTGAAGGGTTCCATTCAGGTGGATTCAGAGGCTGGTGCGGGTTGTCTGTTTACCATTCGTCTGCCAATCACCCTGGCGACGACGCCGGTTTTTATCGTTTCTGCCCGCAAGTGCACCTTTGCCATTCCCCTGGATTATGTCGAGACGGTACGACGGATTCCTTTGGATTCGGTCTTTCCCATTGATGGTCGGGATACCATTGATCTTAATAATGAGCCGGTCTCTGTGGCGCATCTGGGGGATCTGCTGGATCTTCCCCCTCATCTGGTCTCCTTGGACCCCTCTCCCCTGACCCCCTGTCTGGTCATCCGCTATGGAGAGGAGCGGTTGGGGGTGTTTGTGGATGAGCTTTTGGACGAACAGGAAGTGGTGTTAAAACCCCATGGGGCGATCCTGAAACGGGTTCGCAATGTTTCGGGGGCAACGATTTTGGGCTCTGGGGAGGTGTGTATGGTGCTCAACCCCCAGGATCTCATCAAAACCATTCAAAAACGCACCATCGCTCATCTGGGCGCCAGAGGGGGGGAGTCGGGTTCGGAGGAGGAGGTTGCCGACCAGGAGAGGAGGCAATCCATTCTTTTGGTAGAGGATTCCATCACCACCCGTACCCAGGAAAAACGGATTCTGGAGAGTGCTGGATATGATGTCGTGGTGGCGGTAGATGGCCTGGATGCCTTGACCCAGCTGGGCAGGCGTCCCTTCGATGGCGTGGTCTCCGACGTTCAGATGCCCAACCTGGACGGCCTCGATCTGACCCATCGCATTCGTTCCAACAAAGCCTATCAGGAACTGCCTGTGATTCTGGTTACCTCTCTCTCCTCGGAAGAGGATATGCGTAAGGGCATGGAAGTGGGGGCCAATGCCTACATCACCAAACCCACATTTGACCAGAAAACCTTTCTGGATACCTTGAGGAGAATTGTGTGA
- a CDS encoding methyl-accepting chemotaxis protein, giving the protein MGKMRLSTKLIGLFLLMGLGPFMFVGLYAYQTSSEALQQDAFNRLALIRESKQAEINRYFQVINNQVLTLSEDIMIVEAMEGLTGAFFAAEEEVGLGYDQNLKENEERLRARYVQQESDTDNAPDNALSLWWPRNRVSRILQHLYISTNPYPVGEKHKLDTSRDHSEYSRLHGQFHPVLRNFVDKFGYYDLFLVEPDSGHIIYSVFKEVDFATRLSDGPYSNTNLGRVFKQALAANAGESVYLADFEPYPPSYNAPAAFIASPIYNDDGKKSGILIFQMPISRIDGIMTNDGRWEKTGLGKSGESFLVGPDFKFRSNSRYLIQDQDDFLSSLKNSHISDQDLEKIQVHKTVIGILSFKTEHVEEALTGETDLEENTVDYLGNEVLLAHAPIRMPGGSKWALIATISQQEAYKALNNLNRMMWILGIICSVVVVAVGWYFARSISRPLNEIINVVSTSSAEIATTVNQQERVSAQQAVSVNETNTTMEELGTSARQSSEQADSAASGAQKALELAEHGMGRVEEMLEEMGGTRSKVEAIGREILKLSERTGQIRDITDTVSEFANETKMLAMNAAVEAVRAGEHGKGFSVLAVETRKLADESKRSAARINDLVGEIQKATNTTVMVTDEGTKTVEQGVLIAQNTAETFREVAESVNAAAESAQQISMNVRQQSVAIKQVVEAMKSLNTGAKETSSGVGQIKTGIQTLNDAAQVLRNMV; this is encoded by the coding sequence ATGGGGAAGATGCGACTGTCCACCAAATTGATCGGATTGTTTTTGCTGATGGGTTTGGGGCCATTCATGTTTGTAGGGCTCTATGCCTACCAAACCAGCAGCGAAGCCTTGCAGCAGGATGCCTTTAACCGTCTTGCCCTGATCCGGGAGTCCAAGCAGGCCGAGATCAATCGCTATTTTCAGGTGATCAACAACCAGGTGCTGACCCTCTCCGAGGATATCATGATTGTCGAGGCCATGGAGGGACTCACCGGGGCTTTTTTCGCTGCGGAAGAGGAGGTGGGGCTGGGGTATGATCAAAACCTCAAAGAGAACGAAGAGCGTCTGCGGGCGCGTTATGTGCAGCAGGAATCCGATACCGACAACGCCCCCGACAACGCCCTCTCCCTCTGGTGGCCCCGCAATCGGGTGAGTCGTATTCTGCAACATCTCTACATCTCGACCAATCCCTATCCCGTGGGGGAAAAACACAAGCTTGATACCTCCCGGGACCATTCCGAATACAGCCGCCTCCATGGCCAGTTCCATCCGGTTTTGCGTAATTTTGTTGATAAATTCGGCTATTACGATCTATTTCTGGTGGAGCCCGATAGCGGCCACATCATCTATTCGGTTTTCAAGGAGGTGGACTTTGCCACCCGTCTGAGTGATGGCCCCTACAGCAATACCAATTTGGGCCGGGTGTTCAAACAGGCCCTGGCTGCCAATGCCGGTGAAAGCGTCTATCTGGCTGATTTTGAGCCCTATCCTCCCTCCTATAACGCTCCAGCCGCCTTTATCGCCTCTCCCATCTACAACGATGACGGCAAAAAGAGCGGTATCCTGATCTTCCAGATGCCCATCTCCCGTATCGACGGCATCATGACCAACGATGGTCGTTGGGAAAAAACCGGACTGGGCAAGAGCGGGGAGAGTTTTTTGGTTGGCCCTGATTTTAAATTTCGCTCCAACTCCCGTTATCTGATTCAGGATCAGGACGATTTTCTCTCCAGCTTGAAAAACAGCCATATTTCTGACCAGGATCTGGAGAAGATCCAGGTCCACAAAACAGTCATCGGTATTCTGAGTTTTAAGACCGAGCACGTTGAGGAGGCCCTGACCGGAGAGACCGACCTGGAAGAGAATACGGTGGATTATCTGGGCAATGAGGTGCTTTTGGCCCATGCGCCCATTCGCATGCCGGGGGGGAGTAAATGGGCGCTCATCGCCACCATCAGCCAGCAGGAGGCCTATAAAGCGCTCAATAATCTCAATCGGATGATGTGGATTTTGGGCATTATCTGTAGCGTGGTGGTGGTGGCTGTGGGGTGGTATTTTGCCCGTTCCATCAGCCGTCCCCTGAACGAAATCATCAACGTGGTCTCCACCTCATCCGCTGAAATAGCCACCACCGTCAACCAGCAGGAGCGGGTTTCGGCGCAACAGGCGGTTTCGGTCAATGAAACCAACACCACCATGGAGGAGCTGGGCACCTCTGCCAGACAATCTTCCGAACAGGCTGATTCGGCTGCATCCGGGGCGCAAAAGGCCCTGGAGTTGGCTGAGCATGGCATGGGCCGTGTGGAGGAGATGTTGGAGGAGATGGGAGGGACGCGTTCCAAGGTGGAGGCGATTGGACGGGAAATCTTGAAGCTTTCCGAGCGCACCGGGCAGATTCGGGATATCACCGATACGGTCTCCGAGTTTGCCAACGAAACCAAAATGCTTGCCATGAATGCCGCCGTCGAGGCCGTTCGGGCCGGGGAGCACGGCAAGGGGTTTTCGGTGTTGGCGGTGGAAACCCGCAAGCTTGCGGATGAGTCCAAACGTTCCGCTGCCCGGATCAACGATCTGGTGGGTGAAATTCAAAAGGCCACCAACACCACGGTGATGGTGACCGATGAAGGCACCAAAACCGTAGAGCAGGGGGTACTCATCGCTCAAAACACCGCTGAAACCTTCCGTGAGGTGGCTGAGTCGGTCAATGCTGCGGCTGAAAGCGCCCAGCAGATCTCCATGAACGTTCGCCAACAGTCGGTAGCGATCAAGCAGGTCGTGGAGGCGATGAAATCCTTGAATACGGGAGCCAAGGAGACCTCTTCGGGGGTAGGCCAGATCAAAACCGGCATCCAGACCCTCAATGACGCCGCCCAAGTACTCAGGAACATGGTCTGA
- a CDS encoding chemotaxis protein CheW, producing MDHSLDQGSHLVFSLTGKLYGVNATLVREIVRLPEITPMEEAPPYIVGVLNLRGQVIPVMDLNIRMGCHTKPYRLTDAILVLDGPDRGLGLVVNEVLEVRVLGEGEVDQAPAFGEFESRRQQKFITGVAIDGEEMVMLLDAARLFRFIPLGGDPGEGGEEESEETELELLAEPRLFNPEATESERGVFRERAKRLMRALDEQVMEGLASLAVVELYGERLGIGLDIVRGFTQLRQVTPIPCCPDHIVGSMNLRGEILTMVEISGFLGIPPLPDSPPAMALVAVVGEITVGVLVHDVVDVIHLSPSEITRAPSAVGTLKKDFLKGAARYEEEMFSLLNLEKVLGSEELSVNETV from the coding sequence ATGGACCATTCCCTGGATCAAGGTTCCCATCTGGTTTTCAGCCTGACCGGTAAGCTCTACGGGGTCAATGCCACTCTGGTGCGGGAGATTGTCCGGCTGCCGGAGATCACCCCCATGGAGGAGGCCCCTCCCTATATCGTCGGCGTGCTCAACCTGCGGGGGCAGGTGATTCCGGTGATGGATCTCAATATTCGGATGGGGTGCCATACCAAACCCTATCGTTTGACCGATGCCATCCTGGTCTTGGATGGGCCGGATCGGGGGTTGGGGCTGGTGGTCAATGAAGTCCTGGAAGTGCGGGTTCTGGGGGAGGGGGAGGTGGACCAAGCCCCGGCTTTTGGCGAATTTGAATCCCGACGTCAGCAAAAATTTATCACCGGGGTCGCCATCGACGGCGAAGAGATGGTGATGCTCCTGGATGCGGCACGGCTGTTCCGTTTTATTCCCCTGGGAGGGGATCCAGGGGAAGGGGGTGAGGAGGAGTCTGAAGAGACGGAGTTGGAGCTGCTGGCTGAGCCCCGGCTGTTCAACCCGGAGGCTACTGAGTCCGAGAGAGGGGTTTTTCGGGAACGGGCCAAACGCCTGATGCGTGCTCTGGATGAGCAGGTCATGGAGGGCTTGGCCTCTTTGGCAGTGGTGGAGTTGTATGGCGAGCGGCTGGGGATTGGTCTCGACATCGTTCGAGGTTTTACCCAGCTTCGGCAGGTGACGCCGATTCCCTGCTGTCCTGATCATATCGTCGGCTCGATGAATCTGCGGGGTGAAATCCTGACCATGGTGGAAATATCGGGATTTTTGGGGATTCCCCCCTTGCCCGATTCCCCTCCTGCCATGGCCTTGGTGGCGGTGGTGGGGGAGATTACCGTGGGGGTGTTGGTGCATGATGTGGTGGATGTGATCCACTTGTCCCCTTCGGAAATCACCCGGGCACCCTCTGCCGTGGGCACCTTGAAAAAGGACTTTTTAAAGGGTGCGGCTCGCTATGAGGAGGAAATGTTCAGCCTCCTCAATCTGGAAAAGGTGTTGGGGAGCGAAGAGCTTTCCGTCAACGAAACAGTATAA
- a CDS encoding tetratricopeptide repeat protein: MDSALLERFSQLIARHTGLIIPEPDYLLLAKQIRLRTRRFGFSGPELYLSLLETPTHESEMEWRELVLELTIGESYFFRDAGQMALLKRTLLPELLAKRSPNKPLRIWSAGCSTGEEPYTLAMMLESLSLTLDKSGVFILGSDINGTALKTARQGIYGPWSFRGMDKDLLDVYFQRVKEEWQLVERIRKRVKFSRINLIRDGFPGIVGDLREMDLIVCRNVFIYFDQETVARLMTKFAQTLRPGGYLMTGHAELSPEVRQAATRGESGLVLKTFPESVVFQRPLESLAADFPSFPSSEVPLASPPPFKSEKAGFKGGVGSWSKKPVSTSKKTTAQPWKGGRSTSAKPTPKGIAKSPDVEGLFAEASDLFGRGAYAESAARAKRGLKQSSNHFGLLHLLARCHANLGDRRAAEGCCRQAMQVDGFNAAPLYLLAHILEEQGQDGEARELLNKVIYLDPTHIPAFLELGAIYQRRGDLPRAQKMRQSALELLRSLPDDASIETYEEWTAGALVAQVEGMLGEKNRE, encoded by the coding sequence TTGGACAGTGCCCTGCTGGAACGCTTCAGTCAGTTGATCGCACGGCATACCGGCCTGATTATTCCTGAGCCCGACTATCTCCTGCTTGCTAAACAGATCCGGCTGCGCACCCGGCGTTTCGGCTTTTCCGGTCCCGAGCTTTATCTCTCCCTGCTGGAAACCCCCACCCATGAGAGCGAAATGGAGTGGCGGGAGTTGGTGTTGGAGCTGACGATTGGAGAGAGTTATTTTTTCCGGGATGCGGGGCAGATGGCCCTGCTCAAACGCACCCTCCTGCCGGAACTGCTGGCCAAACGTTCTCCCAACAAACCATTGCGGATCTGGAGTGCGGGTTGCTCCACCGGGGAGGAACCCTACACCCTGGCGATGATGCTGGAGAGTCTCTCCCTGACCTTGGATAAGTCGGGGGTGTTTATCTTGGGGAGTGATATCAACGGTACCGCTCTGAAAACAGCCCGTCAGGGGATCTATGGTCCGTGGTCGTTCCGGGGGATGGATAAAGACCTGTTGGATGTTTATTTCCAGCGGGTCAAAGAGGAGTGGCAACTTGTTGAGCGGATCCGTAAGCGGGTCAAGTTTTCCCGAATCAACCTGATTCGCGATGGTTTTCCAGGTATTGTCGGAGATTTGCGGGAGATGGATCTGATCGTCTGCCGTAACGTTTTTATCTATTTTGATCAGGAGACCGTTGCCCGGTTGATGACTAAATTTGCCCAGACCCTGCGTCCCGGGGGATATCTTATGACCGGTCATGCCGAGCTTTCCCCCGAGGTACGTCAGGCCGCCACCCGGGGGGAGAGTGGCTTGGTGTTGAAAACCTTTCCCGAGTCGGTGGTGTTTCAGCGTCCCCTGGAATCGTTGGCTGCGGACTTCCCTTCTTTTCCCTCTTCGGAGGTTCCTCTGGCTTCTCCTCCTCCCTTCAAGTCGGAAAAAGCGGGATTCAAGGGGGGGGTGGGTTCATGGTCCAAAAAGCCTGTCAGCACCTCGAAAAAAACCACTGCCCAGCCCTGGAAGGGAGGCCGTTCGACTTCTGCCAAGCCGACTCCCAAAGGGATTGCCAAATCGCCGGATGTGGAGGGGCTTTTTGCAGAGGCGTCGGATCTTTTTGGGCGGGGGGCCTATGCCGAGTCCGCCGCCCGAGCCAAGCGGGGATTAAAACAGTCATCGAATCATTTTGGTCTGCTCCATCTGTTGGCCCGCTGTCACGCCAACCTGGGGGATCGACGGGCGGCAGAAGGGTGTTGCCGCCAGGCGATGCAGGTGGATGGCTTCAACGCCGCGCCCCTTTACCTTTTGGCCCATATTCTTGAGGAGCAGGGGCAGGATGGAGAGGCCAGGGAGTTGTTGAATAAGGTGATCTATCTGGACCCAACCCACATTCCGGCCTTTTTGGAGTTGGGGGCGATCTATCAGCGGCGGGGGGATCTCCCACGGGCTCAAAAAATGCGCCAGTCCGCTTTGGAGCTGCTACGCAGTTTGCCGGATGATGCCAGCATTGAGACCTATGAGGAGTGGACGGCTGGGGCGTTGGTTGCTCAAGTGGAAGGGATGTTGGGAGAAAAAAATAGGGAGTGA